AATTATAACTAACTACCCAGAAGGTCAAACAGAGATGCTTGAAATAGAAAACAATGCCAAAGATGAAACTAAAGGAACTAGATTAGTACCATTTGGTAGAGAATTATATATAGAACAAGATGACTTTATGGAAGAACCTGTTAAGAAATATTTCAGATTATTCCCAGGAAATGAAGTTCGTTTAAAAGGTGCATACTTTGTTAAATGTAATGAAGTTATAAAAGATGCAAACGGAAATGTTGTTGAAATACATTGTACTTATGACCCTGAAACTAAGAGTGGTTCAGGATTTACTGGTCGTAAAGTTAAAGCTACTATACACTGGGTTGAAGCAAACTCTGCTAAGCCTTGTGAGTTTAGATTATATGAGCCATTAATTCTTGATGATGCTCCAGAAAATGAAGGTAAGCATTTCTTAGAGCAAATAAATCCAAACTCTATAGAAATACTTCAAGGATTTATAGAACCTACTCAACTTGAGAATGCTAAAGTTTTAGATAAATTCCAATTCGTAAGAAACGGATTCTTCAGTGTTGATAATAAATACACAACTGATGAAAAACTAGTATTAAATAGAGTTGTTCCATTAAAGAGTTCTTTCAAACCTGGTAAATAAATAAAAAAGAGTCTTGAATAATTTTCAAGGCTCTTTTTTATTATTTTATTTATTAAATCCAAGTATTTGTATACCATCCTTAATACATTCAATTTGTAGTGGAAAATCTGGTCCTTTTTCTCCGTCTATATCTGTTGACAAATCATCGCTACACTCAATTAATACTTTTTTTGTTTTAAAATATAAAAGTTCATTTTCATTAAATTGATCTAAATGTTCCCCTCTTAATACACTAATTAGTACTGGTATAGATTTTGGAATAGGCATACCTTTAAATATTATAACATCTAGATATCCATCATTTACTTCTGCTTTATATGCTAAGTTTATGTTTCCTGCAGTTTTCCCATTGAAAACTAACATTAAATACATATCTCCTTCATACTTAACCTCATCTGATGTAACTCGTATATTAAACTTCCTCATATGAAGAGCTTCTTCAATTCCTGTTATGTAATAAGATACTTTTCCCATATAATTTTTTAAATCAGGATTAATCTTTTGAGACACGTCTGTAAACATACCTGCGCTAGCTACATTTATAAAATATTTATTATTTATCTTTCCTATATCAATTCTCTCAGAAGTAGATTTAATTATGCATTCTATAGCTTTTTTTATATCCCATGGAATATCTAAAGCTTTAGCAAAATCATTTGCAGTTCCTGTTGGCAATATTCCAATAGGCAAATCTATATCAAACTCTTTCATTGAATTTATGACTGTATCTAAAGTTCCATCTCCTCCAGCTAGTAATAAATGATCATAGGTTTCATCAATTCCTAAAAAAGCCTTACTTATATGTTCTTCCTTATTTAATCTATATGGTACTAACATATAATTATTTTTTTGATATATTTGAATTATGTCATCTAAGTGATTAACTATTCTTTTTTCACCTGAATTTGGATTATATATAAGTTTTACTTTTTTCATATTTCCTCCTAACTAACCTTGGTGACTTATTCTCTAAAAATATATTATTAATATATTATATGATTAATTGTAAAATCTTATTTATCAATAAATCCATTAATTTCAATTTATATACTTTTAAATATATTAATACCCAAAATTTTCGTTTATAAATATTACATGTATTCTATTTGCTGTTCTTTGTCTTTTTATTAATGTATATTCACAACATATTCTATCTGGACTTTCACAATCCATGCAGTATCCCGTTGTTTTACAAGGAGTTTTTGTTCCTATTCTTTTAGCATTTGCAGGAGCTGCAATAGATTTATTTCTGTTTACAGCTTCATCAATATCTTTAACTATTTTATTTACTCCTGTTATAACAATTACTTTGTCTGGCCCATATAACATAGCTGCTACCCTATTGCCATTACCATCTACATTATAAAGCTCTCCATTTTCTGTTATAGCATTTGTACTTGTAAAGTATGCATCTGCACTGAACGTATCTATATATATTTGTTTCATATCTTGTGGTGTAAGGTTTTCTTTGTATCTATCTAAAAACTTATAAGTACCATTCTTCAAAAGATCTATTACCCCTGTCTCAAATAAAGACATTGATCCACCACAACTAACTACTGAGTCCTTCTCAACTAACTCTTGTATTTTATTTAATAATTCTTCTTTATTATTTACAAAATAGCCTTTCATATTATTTTTTTCTAAAGCTAATATAGTTCTCTTTATTTTTTGTTCATTTACCCAAACAACATTGTTATCCATAATTGTATTCTCCTCTCCAATTAAAAGCATTTAACTAAAGTTTTATATAAACTTTAAGCATAATATCTTATTTACTTAATATATAATTCCTTCTTAATTATATATTATCATATGTACATATTTTTTCCATATAATTCAAAATACATTTTTTAACAGATGTTTTAATTTAATTCCCACAGGGTATATAATAAAACTATTAATATTTATGAGGTGATACATATGATAACAATAATTTCCCCAACTACAACAATGAATTTCGATAAAGATATAAATTTAAATAAACACAGTACTCCTTTTTTTGCAAATGATGCTAATTATCTTATGAGCATACTAAAAACATTATCTATTGAGGAAATCTCAGGTTTAATGAATTTAAGTGATGATTTATCTAACTTAAATTTTAATAGATATAAAAACTTTGGAAATCAAAATAATAAAAAGTGTCAAAGTCTATTTGCATTTGATGGTGAAGTTTTTAGTTGTATGAATGCTAATGATTTTAATGATGATGAAATAGAATTTGCAAATAAGCATTTTAAAATTATATCGGGTCTTTATGGAGTACTTTCTCCACTTGACTTAATAGAACCTTACAGACTTGAAATGAAAGCAAAGCTTAATAATAAATATGGCAAAGATCTTTATAAGTTTTGGAAGTGTAAAATAACAGAATTTCTTATAGATGAACTTGATAAGCAAAAAAATAAAATTTTAGTTAACTTAGCTTCTTCTGAATACTTAAAATGTGTTGATTTAAAAAAGCTTGGTGATTTTAAGTTTATTGATATTATATTCAAAGAATATGATGCTTCAAAAGATGTGTATAAAGTCAAAGGCCTTTATGCTAAGAAAGCTCGTGGGTATATGGTTTCTTATATTGTTAAAAATAAAATTGATAATGCTAATGATTTGATGAAATTTAATTTAGAAGGTTATAAATTTAATAAAGATTTATCTAATAATAACTCATTTGTGTTTACTAGATAGTTATATTTTTAGAGAGTGCATTTGCACTCTCTTTTTATCTTACCTATTTAATATTTTATTTAATAGCGATATATTACTTATGAGTTCCATCAAAATTCTCTATATAAACCATTACATTTTCAGTATTTATTCTCATTTTAAACCAATTTTCAATATTTACTAAACTATTTCTAAGATCTTCATTCTCGCTATATATAACAATTACAGGTATACCACTATCTTTTTGTGTTTCTCCATCTAAATATCCTATATATAATTTTTTAATTTCAGGATAGATAGCCTTTATTTCTTTAGATATTGCTTGATTATTAATCTCAGTAGGTTTATTTTTTATAATACCTCCCATATTATTTTTTAAACTATTTTCATTATTTTTTATATTATTCATGTATTTTTCTATGATAGATAGTTCACTTTTATCTTGATTTATTATTAACTTTTTATCACCTAATCCATAATAAGAAAGTTTTTTGTTTAACTCATTTAAATCATTAGTTGTTATTCTATCTCCAATAGTAACTAGTGTTATAGTATCATTCTTTTCATCTATTATTTTATTTAGCACATATTGTTGTTGTAATTCTTTATTTATAAAATCATTTAAATTCTTATCATTTATAGTTTCTCTAATCATTGCAATAGCAGATATCATACTTGGTATCATAACTATAATAGATAATGTAATTATAAATCTTTTAAATTTTTTTTGTTTTTCAGTATCTACACTAGTTTTAGTTGGCACACCTAGTGCCTTTGTAACTATGAATGTTGATATAGATATAAAAAAACCATTTATAAAAAATAAGTATCCTGCACCTAAAAATATTTCAATTTGTTTTGTTGCTATTCCATACCCTGAAGTGCATAAGGGTGGCATTAAAGCTGTTGCTATAGCAACTCCTGGTATTACATTACTTGATTTATTACGTGTCAACCCAATCATTCCTGCTATACCACCTATAAAAGCAATAATAACATCCCATATAGTGGGACTTGTCCTTGCCAATATCTCACTTCCAGCAGTAGTTATTGGTGTTAATTTAAAATAAATAGTTGATGTAATTATACTTATCAAAATAGAAATACCTAATATTTTAAAAGCACTTTTTAAAAGTTCTGCATTGTACGTTCCTACACCATACCCTATACCTATGGTTGATCCCATTAACGGTGATATTAGCATTGCACCTATTATAACTGCTACAGAATTCATATTAAGACCTATAGATGCAATAATTATTGCACACATCAAAATTATAAAGTTTGCTCCATGTACATTCATTCCTTCTAAAATATTATCCTGTATTTCTTTATAACTAGCTTGATTTCTAGTAAATTGATATCTAAATTTATCTATATCAAACTTCATATTTTATCCTCCTATATACAAATATTAATATTAATATTTACAATATAAGTTAATTATATTTATCCATACTATTTTGCTTATATTCATTGTTAATATTATACTAGTTATTAAACTTTGGTATAATTATTTATAAGTATAAAAAAGGATATACCATGGATATAGATTATTATACAAAAACTTTTATGGGGGAAATCTATGAAAAGAATAACTAAAATAATGATTGCTTTAATATTTGCTATATCAATAATCATTGGTTTGCTTATAGCACTTATATATATTAATCACAAAATTAATTTATCAAAAGAAGATAAAAATTTTATACCAATGGGACAAATGGTAAATGTTAATGGTCATTATATGCACATATATACTGAAGGTAAAGGGGAAGTTCCTTTGGTATTCATGTCTGGTGGGGGTACTAGTTCACCTACTTTAGATTTTAAATCTTTGTATTCGTTATTGAGTGATCATTATAGAATTGTTGTAATAGAAAAATTTGGATATGGTTTTAGTGATATTGTTAATACTCCAAGAGATATAGACTCGATATTAAATGATACAAGACAAGCACTTTCTCTTGCAAATATAAAAGGCCCTTATATACTATTTCCACATTCAATGTCTGGACTAGAAGCATTATATTGGGCACAATTATATCCAAAAGAGGTAAAGGGAATTGTAGGACTTGATATGGCATTTCCTAAAGCTTATGAAAATTATAAAATAAACACTCCATTAATAAAGATTAGCTCAGTCGCTTCAAAACTTGGAATAACAAGATTAATTCCAAGTTTATCTGAAAGTGATGCTATAAAATATGGAACTTTAACTGATGATGAAAAAGATTTATATAAAACAATTTTTTATAGAAGAACAGCAACTTCTACAATGCTAAATGAAGTTCTTGAAGCTAAAAATAACGCTAAAAAGGTGTCTCAAAATACTATTCCAAATATTCCTGTATTAATGTTTGTATCAAATGGCATTGGTACTGGATGGAATGAGAATGATTGGAAAAAAATTCAGAAAACAACTGCTAAAGAATTAAAAAACTCACAAATAATATACTTAAACTGTTCTCACTATGTACATGATATTGAATATAAAAAAATAGCGAAATTATCAAGTAACTTTATTAAAAAAATAAAAAGATGATATCATTAATTTCGATACCATCTTTTTATTTTTTTATTATTTTTTCATAGATTCTTTTTTAGAATCAACAAATTTAATTATATCATCAGGTATTAATTTAGTTTTTTCATAACCAACTCCATCATTTTTTATATTGTATTCAGTTGTATTTCCGCCTTTGAAGTTTCCATCTTTTAATTCTTTTATTGTTAATTTAACACCTACATCTACATTCTTAAGAGCTGATGTTAATATTACATTAGGAGAAATATGATTTTGAGCCATATCAACTGCAACAGCATACTTTCCATTTTCTAATCCTGTTTCGTATACTCCATTATTAACACCGCCACCTGCAGTCATTATTATATCTATACCATTGTTATACATTTGCTGAGCTATAGCTTTACCTTTAGATGCATCAACAAATGAATTAGCATATTGAACTACTAAGTCTGCATTTGGATTTGATTCCTTGATACCTTTTTCAAAGCCTTCTTTAAAATGAAGTACAGCTGGTACTTGCATTCCTCCAACAAATCCAAACTTATTAGTTTTACTAGTCTTTCCAGCAACTAATCCAGTTAAATATCCAGCCTCAGATTCACTAAATGATATATTATTTACATTCTTAGGCACAGTTTTAAATGACCCATCAATTATGGCAAATTTTTGATTAGGATAACTTAAAGCTGCATCTTCTATAGCCTTACTTAAATTAAACCCTATACCTATTATTAAGTCTGAATTTAAATCTACTGCTGTTTCTATGTTTGTTGTATAATCACTTTCTTGTTTAGACTCTAAGTATTTTACTTCTACTCCATATTCCTCTTTAGCCTTTTTTGCACCTTCCCAAGCTAACTGATTAAAAGATTCATCATTTACTCCACCCTTATCTAGTACCAGAGTAATTAATAACTTTTTATTTTCATCGGTATTACTAGACTTATTTTTATTTTGTTTAGTTACAAATAATCCAAGTAATAATATTAATACTAAAAATAATATAAGTACGATTTTATTTTTTTTCATTTTTTGACCTCCAATTATAAAACTTTTAATATTATATCACATATTATTAATTAATATTTAATTTTTAGTTATAAAAATAAGTTGACATTTGAAAATATTGTCATAAATATGTTTGTATCTATATAGAAGTACTTTAACTATCACCATAATCTTTATAGTAAATTGTTGTCTATAGTAAATTTTTTATAGACTATTATAAATATAATTTAAATAATTTATTAATGTTGTGATACTAATTTTAAACCAATTATTCCTATTACTATAAAACCAATACAAACTAATCTAATAGGATCTATCGGTTCTTTAAACAATGCTATTCCTAAAATAACAGTTCCAATAGTTCCAATTCCTGTCCAAATAGCGTAAGCTGTTCCTAATGGTAACTCTTTTAATGCTAATGATAAAAAATAGAAACTCGCTATCATTCCTATTACTGTTAATATACTTGGAAATAATTTTGTAAATCCTTCGGAATACTTTAAACCTACAGCCCACCATACTTCAAAAGTACCTGCAATTACTAATGTTAACCATTTCATATTTTTTCACTCCCTTTATCATGTAATTTTAGAATTAAAAAAAGCCTAGTCGATATAAAAAATATCTCCCAGGCTTTTGTCCTTCCGTGAACACAGAATACTGTGCGTTTTATCTCGGACCAGACCAGTTAAAAATTTTAACTGCGGAACCCTATAAAACTTTTATTTATCAAATTTTATTATTATTTACATCTTATCAAAAAACATATAGTTAATCAATAGTTATTAATTATTAAACCATTGATTAGGTGATTGACTAAAGTAATAAGGCAAAACTCTATTATTTTGCAATTTTATACTCCATAGAATTAAAAAACTCATTATATAATTTATAAAAATAATAAAGTATCCTCTATACTAAATTTAATTGAAAATATTGCAAGGTATTTGATATTAATTAAAGAGCAAAATAAAAAATAAAGGAGAAAAACAAATGAAAGATAAATCACTTATGGAAGAACTAAAAGATTTAGGTAGACAAATCCTTTATTCAGAGGCAGAAAATACAAATACTGATAGAGAGACAATCGTTGAAATCGATGGTGAGGGACATAAAAAATGTGTAACTAGAGCAGGCGCAGGTCCTGAAACTCACAATAGATTAGATGGAGAAAGAAACTTTAAATAACTTATTTATACTAAAAAACTAGATATAAATTATATCTAGTTTTTTAGTATTATGCTTTATGGCTAATCATTATATTTTTAACTTCATCTATAAACTAAGGCTTTATTAACTCTAACATTCTTGAAATAAAACTCATCATTAATTAATATTTTTCATATACAAATAAACTCCAAATACACCTACTCCCATTATCACAAAGTAAGCTACAAATGCATATTTCAAATAGATATCCGCACAAAACCCTACTGCTATATTTATAAATGTAGAAACTATACTTCCTATCATTGAATAAACAGATAAAACAGTAGCTCTATTTTTACTTATAGATTTATTCTTTATATCTAATACAATAGGAGATATCATAGATATTAACCCACTTAAAGAACATATCGCAATAATACTAATTATAATACTATTCGTAAGTATAAGTACTAATACACATAATAACATTATATTTATCATAGTCTTTAAGGTTTTATCTTGACCAAATTTTTTGCTAAGCGTATGAGTTTTACATGATAGCATCGCTAAAAGCTCTGAAAATGCACTTATATCCCCTAATAACCTTATATCAATTCCTATACTTTCAAAATGTAATTGCCCTAAATTTATACTTATTCCATAAGATATTTCAGCTATTATAGCAGTTGCTATAACAAACACAAATATCCATTTTATATCATTTATATCTTTAAAGATTTCTTTTATTATTAAATTTTTATTATGACTAGAACTTTCTATTTCTATATCTTCTATAAAATACATTATAACAACACTTACTCCATAAGCAATAACTGTTGCTAATACAGCTAATTCTATTGATATAGATATAAAAAAAGATGATGATATTGATGAAATGAAAAATGCTAGACTGTTAAATGCACTATATCGTCCAAAAACTTTTTCACTTTCATTTAAATCGCATGATTTATATAAAAATGCTATATCACATCCAGAAGTTCCAGATATACCCAAAGCTGTTAACACAGTTTGACCTAAAAATCCCATAAAACTGCTACAAAATAATAAACTCAATCGTCCTAAGAAAAATAATAAATAAGATATCATTAATGTTTTTTTATATCCATATTTATCTGCAAAATATCCCCATGGTATTTCTGTTAATACAACTATCAATAAAAGAATAAATTCTAAAAAGAAAAACTCGCTTACTGATAATCCTCTTTGTTTTCTATAAATCAAGCTTACAGGTGCATAAAATACTAGACCTTGCAAAAATGATATTATATACATTAATTTTAAATTTAGTTTCATCAAATTGCCCCCTAGTTATATTAATTTTAACTATTAGGGGCTTGAACATGCAGATACATTTTTATCCCTCCATTTTTATATTCTTTAATACAATTATATCAAAACTTTAAGTTCAACATTCGTTTACTAAATCTTAGCACACTTATTAAAAATAAAAAAATAGGAAAATTATATCCTATTTTTAAAATTCATCCTCATGTTGTTTAAAAAATTCATAATATGTACGGACATTTTCTAATTCAGTCCACGTTTTAACATCCACTGGACTTTCATCAAGGTCATATATTTTAGCACCTTTCATAGCTAGCATAAATGGTGAATGGGTTGATATAATAAATTGACAACCTAAAAATCTTGCTGCATCTTCAATAAATTTAACTAACTCTACCTGACGCTTTGGTGAAAGGCTATTTTCAGGCTCATCTAGAATATATAATCCATTTTCTTCTATCTTTTCAATAAAATATTTAAAAGCACTTTCTCCATTTGAATACTCCCTTATATTATCAGTTAATTTTTTTCGAACAAATTTAGATTGAGTTACTCTTCTAGCATAATTTATTTTTTTTAATTCATCATAATCATCTAATGAGCTCATTTGAAAACTAGAACCCTTAGTATCTAAATACTCTTCAAAAAGATTCTCTCTTTTTTTATCAATACCCTCATTTATATTACGAACATCTAACATATAATCAAACACATCATCGCTTGTTATAATTCTACTGTTTTCTGGTACTTCTTTTTCAATATACATTTCACATAAATTAACATAATCAGCATAAAAATTAGTTTTATTATATATAGAATCTCTATTTAACTCTAGCTTCTCTGCTATTACATTTAGTGCTGTCGATTTTCCCGAGCCATTACCTCCATATAAAATAGTAATTGATTCAAAATCTATTCTTTCAAATAGATTTTTTGATAATACTTTAAATGGATAAAATGAGTCATAACAAGTTCGTTTTTCATTATCTATAAATTTAAACTCCATATATTCACTAGGAAATATAAAACTTTCTAAATATATCATCACTTACTTTCCTTTCATTTATAATTCAATTATAATTCAATTTTTTACTTTCATTAAATTTCCATTATATATTCACTATATCCAGAATCCTCATTAATTTGTTCTTTAGCCATATATCTATTATTGTATCTATTTCTTTATTTCCCAATTTCCTTATCATATTAATTAAAGATCTCCTAACTATTTTATTTAGTATTTATTTTATCATTAACTCTAATATAATACCATTTATATAATTTTATATAGATGGTATTATATTAGAAATAAAAAGTGCCTTAAATTGATTTATTAATTATTTTAAGACACTTTTTAATTATTATTTATTTTTATAATTATCTTGTTTACTAAATTGAGCTTATTTTTAATTTCCTATACATAATTTAAATGAGAAACTTTTTTCATATATATACCTAAAAAATTTAAATATTTAGGAATAAATAATTTTAAAAATTTATGTAAATAATAACTTACTATGGCTACAATACATATAATTATAAGCTTTAATATAATATTATTCACACCAAAATTCACTGGTAATTTATGAATAAATATTTTTAACACTGATAAAATAAATGCTAGAAAAAGCGCTAAATTCACTAAACATAATGATAGAACTATTAACCCAAAAGCTAAAATTAAAGGCATAATAATTATTATATTTAATATATTAATTATAAAACTGAAAATTATATATACATATTTATTATCTGTCATTAAAAATCCCTGCCTTTCTCAATTTACTAAAAACCTTTTTAGATACAATTGCTATTAATCCCGAAATCAAAGTAACTATAAACACAATTATATGTGTATTACTTTTAAGTACTTCAAATAAATAACCATACATAATTTGACCAATAGGTGTTAAAAACATCGTTATCGACAAACAAAATGAAATAACCTTTCCTATAAGATGATCAGGTGTTTCACTTTGTATAAAAGCTAAGATTTGAATACTAAATAAAGTAGATACTACCATTATTAAAAAACAACAAGCTGTAACAATAATATAAGAAATTCTATGATTTAAATTAAGCATAATCACAACGCCTATTGGGATTAACCCCAATATAGCAAATAACAATATTATGTGACTTTGATAAATCTTGATTTTTTTCACCAAAATCCCAGTCATAATTCCTCCACATAATCCGCCCAATGCTAACATACCTTGAGTTATTCCATATGCTTGACTAGACATATTTAATATTTGAGTAATAATAACAGGGATACCTATCATTATCAAAGGAGTTAAAAATAAATTAAAACAAGAAATTATTCCAATAGTTTTAAAGACTATCGGCTTATCATTAAATATAAAATTTAAACTAGTCATAAAATCATCTTTAACAATAGAAAATGCATTAGATGCTATTTCTTGCTTCTTATACGGTATTTTTATAAATATTTCCATGATAGCAGATACAAAGAAACATATTATACTTGATATTAAAATAGGTATAAGTCCATAAAATCCATATAAAATCCCACCAACTATAGGACCTAATAATCCTGCAAGTGAGCTAACTTGGTTTATAACAGCATTCCCCGGTAGTAAATGGTCTCTATCTACTAAAAGTGGTATGCTTGCTTGGACGGTAGGTTGATAAGCACCTTGTATTCCATACAGTGTCATCAATGTAACTATTAACATAAATATTAAATTAAATTTACCTATAGAAAATAAAAAAGCTATAACTAGTATTGCAGTTATAAAATCTAAAGTTACCATAATGTTTCTTTTATTAGCTCTATCTGCAATAATTCCTCCAAAAGGAGTTACTATAACCATAGGAATTAAAGAACATGCGGACACGGCTCCGAATAAAGCTGAAGAATTTGTAGTATCTAAAAGGTAAAGTGGCAATGTAAATCTTAAAATTGAATTTCCAAACAAGGAAATTACCTGACCTATTACCATTAAGGTAAAGTCTCTGTTAAACAACTTTGTCTTATTATTCAATTAAACAACCTCCATAGATTGATATTATAATTTAAATTACATACATTCATTTGGTATGTAATTCTTAAAATTAAACTGCCAATTAAGGCAGTAATTTATATTTCAAACATATTTAGCTAAAAATACTTGAAAATGTTGATATATAATTTATGATAATTTTTTTTTTCGCTCTCTTTCGATAATAGACCTATATCTTTCCAGTACCCTGAAAACATTATCATCTAATACTGGAATTCCTAAGTCCTCAACTAGTTTTTTAAAAAAGGTAAATTTATTCTTAAATTCTTCTTTTGTAGAGTGAAATATGGCTGGATTTATCCAAACATTCATTAAAATCATAAATGTTTCTGCAACCTCTTTAGAATTATCACTTACTATTGACCCGTCTTTTATGCCCTCCCTAATAATA
Above is a genomic segment from Romboutsia lituseburensis containing:
- a CDS encoding MFS transporter, encoding MNNKTKLFNRDFTLMVIGQVISLFGNSILRFTLPLYLLDTTNSSALFGAVSACSLIPMVIVTPFGGIIADRANKRNIMVTLDFITAILVIAFLFSIGKFNLIFMLIVTLMTLYGIQGAYQPTVQASIPLLVDRDHLLPGNAVINQVSSLAGLLGPIVGGILYGFYGLIPILISSIICFFVSAIMEIFIKIPYKKQEIASNAFSIVKDDFMTSLNFIFNDKPIVFKTIGIISCFNLFLTPLIMIGIPVIITQILNMSSQAYGITQGMLALGGLCGGIMTGILVKKIKIYQSHIILLFAILGLIPIGVVIMLNLNHRISYIIVTACCFLIMVVSTLFSIQILAFIQSETPDHLIGKVISFCLSITMFLTPIGQIMYGYLFEVLKSNTHIIVFIVTLISGLIAIVSKKVFSKLRKAGIFNDR